A region of the Nitrospirota bacterium genome:
TTGTCCGCGACACAGATGTAGAACTGCGAGCCGTTATCGTTGGGGTCTCGCGTGCTGTTGCTCTCCCGTGGCATCTTGGCCATGGCGACAGCGCCGCGTTTATGCGGACGATCGTTGGTCTCGGGATTCAGCCAATAACCGGGACTGCCGGACCCGTGCAGAGAGCGGTCAGGATTCTTGCTCAGTGGGTCGCCCCCTTGAATGATGGATCCTGGAACGACACGGTGAAAAGTGGGCAGCCTATTCATGCTGTACATTTTCGAGGCACGGGGGTTGACTAGGCTTCACGGCGCGCTTTTGTTAAGCTACTGAGCTCAGTATGTCCTCTCAAGAATGTGCAGGCTATGGCGTCAGGCGGTCGATTGCATCCGCGTAGATCACGGGAATTCCCTTGGGGTCATTCGCATTCGCCACTACGACCCCGCGGATGCGGAGATATTCGTTTTCAAGAACCAGCTTCGTCGCATTCGGTTTACACGTGCCGGCCGAGCCGATTTGAATGGTACCCGACTCGTCTTGCAGCGTAAACGTTTGCGCATCGTAGGCTGGGCTGCCTCCGCAGCGGTTCACTCCGCGATGGATCGGAATGGCGCTGATGTCCTTCGCAGTCCCTTCTATGATTACTACTTTGGCCTGATAGTCGGAGGGATGCTCTAAAATCTTGCTGATGGAAAGGCGATCGCCGGCCAAGGCGGCAGGGATCAGTCCAAGAGAAATAGATAGGCATAAGACGTTGTTCAAGATATGACGCATCGCGGTGTCCTCCTCTCAGTCCCCTACTTCCTTCTCAAGGGTAATCTAGTTGTTCCCCGAGTGCGCGTATTGAAGCGACCCGTGTGATTTTACACCCTCCCAGAGGAGGCAGGCAAAGTCTTCTTCGCTGCGCGCATCGAGCGACCACCGCTTTATTATTTTTCTCCCTTGAGGGCGGGCTAGATGGTCTCCCACTGCGCGTGTCCAACGGATGCTGGTTTATCTGGTCTATCTCGTCTATCTGGTTTGTCTGGTTGATCGGACTGGAAATTCATCCAGAAGAACCAGACAGACCAGAAAGACTAGCCAACCAGCCAGACGAGCCCAAGCGCGTTGCACGAGCACACTCTATATTGTTCCATCCAAGCTGGCTCGTACCCTTCTCCAATGGAGTCGCACCCGCGCTGATCCTATTGCGGCCGTCGAGCGAGGCCCTTCTGAGGGCGCGCGCTCCGGGAGCAGGGGATCAGTGCGGGTGTGACTCCACGCTTACTCCTTCACCGTCATCGTCATGGTAATCGGCTCCAGGGGATTGTCGGCTTCGTCACGGGCGGCGGCGACGATCTTGTCCACCACTTCCATGCCTCGAAAGACTTCGCCGAAGACGGTATAGGTTCGATCCAGTCCACTGTTGTCCGCGACACAGATATAGAACTGCGAGCCGTTATCGTTGGGGTCTCGCGTGCTGTTGCTCTCCCGTGGCACCTTGGCCATGGCGACAGCGCCGCGTTTATGCGGACGATCGTTGGTCTCGGGATTCAGCCAGTAGCCGGGACTGCCGGACCCGTGCAGAGAGCGGTCGGGATTCTTGCTCAGTGGGTCGCCCCCTTGAATGATGAATCCTGGAACGACCCGGTGAAAGGTGGTGCCATTATAGAACCCCATTTTGACTAGATTGATGAAGTTTTCGATGTGACGAGGAGCGTCGTCCGGATAGAAGCGAATCTTGATCTCGCCGAACTTCGTTGTGATGGTGACGCGCGGATCGATCTTTTGAAATTGCATCGTCATGCGACCAAACTAGCAAGGACAACGATCAAGAGGCAATGGGGAACGTAAGGGGTGAGGGGTAAGGCGTGAGGGGTCGATCGAGATTCGCCTAACGCCTTACGTTTCACGCCTCACGATGAAGCCCTTTCCCTGGGTCGATTTTGAACCAGATGAGCCCGCCCACGATTGCGACAGCTGCGGCAACACCCAACGAGACAGGCCAGCCCCACTGATTGGCCAGCCATGGAGTGAGAGTCGGCGAAATCGCTCCTCCAATGTTGGCAC
Encoded here:
- a CDS encoding OB-fold nucleic acid binding domain-containing protein, with translation MRHILNNVLCLSISLGLIPAALAGDRLSISKILEHPSDYQAKVVIIEGTAKDISAIPIHRGVNRCGGSPAYDAQTFTLQDESGTIQIGSAGTCKPNATKLVLENEYLRIRGVVVANANDPKGIPVIYADAIDRLTP
- a CDS encoding peptidylprolyl isomerase, which translates into the protein MNRLPTFHRVVPGSIIQGGDPLSKNPDRSLHGSGSPGYWLNPETNDRPHKRGAVAMAKMPRESNSTRDPNDNGSQFYICVADNSGLVRT
- a CDS encoding peptidylprolyl isomerase is translated as MTMQFQKIDPRVTITTKFGEIKIRFYPDDAPRHIENFINLVKMGFYNGTTFHRVVPGFIIQGGDPLSKNPDRSLHGSGSPGYWLNPETNDRPHKRGAVAMAKVPRESNSTRDPNDNGSQFYICVADNSGLDRTYTVFGEVFRGMEVVDKIVAAARDEADNPLEPITMTMTVKE